The following nucleotide sequence is from Vitis vinifera cultivar Pinot Noir 40024 chromosome 14, ASM3070453v1.
TAACAAGATAGGTCTTACAATAGGCATGCTCATATAACAAAATGGATAGTTGTCATGGAGACAAGATCACATCATAGATAGTGTCATCCCAAAAAGAGACCAACAAAATATCTGACTGCCTAAGGAAGTATCAGTATCTGTATTGTTAGCCTGGAAGGCTGTGGGTTATGATTGATGTTGACTCATCATTTTTAACGTATCAAATTCGTtaccaaatatgaaattttggtTTCATTCAGCTCCTTCATAGAAAATGGATAAACTCCCAGATTTAAGATgtgaacaatttaaaaataaataaacaaacaaataataataaataaataaaaacccatAACACCCATATCACCTTTAGGGCTGTAAAAAGGTGTGATTTGATAGATTTTTGGAGGAAAAATTAGCCAAACCGACATGGTTGGTTCATGcttgaatcaaaattaaactaaCCTTTTTAGTTATggaaaaaccaaaccaaaccaagcTTATTTTAAGTTGGTTTGATTTGGTTTAGATGATCAATTGGATATAAGTTAATTTAAGGCTCAAGTccaatttggttttaaaataattaaaaccaaCCTGGATTTAAACTTCAAAATACATTTAAGATTTCTATGCCAAAATATAGTGAATGTActtagaaattaatttgatcatattctaataacaataaattactttaatagaatctactaaatatatataataataaatatttaaaaactagtGAAACATTGAACAATTATAAATGGAAGTTTTCACATGTTGGTATGGTTCAATTTCTATTAGTTAGGAGACAAGGAAAGGGAAAACCAAACTgataaattgattttcaaaattctcaaaccaaACAGAATTTTATAGTTGTTGAAAACCAAATCAATTTGATTGGTTTTGGTAAGGTTGGATCAGTTTTATTGATTTTGGGTTTCACTTACACCTCTAGTCACCTTTTTTGCTTGAAAACAATAAACTAAACTGGCTTTCCAAACGTTACCAACACTTTGTCCTGGTTTATAAAGTTTAGCATATTAAATCCAGTTCTAACATTTCAGTCTGTGTCTGAAGTGTAGGTAATATGTCGATATTTCAATCTTTTCCTTCCCCTTTCAAGGTTTTAGGCTGGGATGATCTTCATAAagaaaacatcaaagacatctgTAGCACATTGATAAAGCCACTATTTATCAAATCACCTAGTGGTAATCCACACACTTTCTACAGCATCCCAGATCTGATTTTAGTTTGCCTTCAACTCCAGCCTTTCTGTTCATTCTGCTTAACATACCCATCTTTGCTATGATCAAAACCAAAAATGAACATAGAATAAAGCCTGATGATTGCCACATAAATGCAGCAACCCAGTCGCTATTTACTCGTCACTATAAGACATACCCATCTGGTATCTTCTGCTGTCAAGTAACCCAAATGAATATAAaggtctgtttggttgctgtttttgaaaactattctggaaaatagttttttgtgttttcaggaaaaaaaaaaaaaaaattgtttttgtgagctgaattttaaaaaatagtttttgttctcaaaaacaaaaaaaaaaacttgtttggttgagttaataaaaaagtttttttataataaataaaataaaaaacatgtttgaaagttatttttttaattaataaagtggtGTTTCCTtccattaatttgatattataaatatacaaataattttcatatgcacaattcatttaaatttttttaaaaaaaattattcaattttgaaatttttacaccaattataatttttttaaacaaatgatgatTTTGTAACCATgtataagtatattaatttcaataatttaaggaataaaaaaaggTTTGTGGGTGGGGGTGTGGTGGTTGGGTGGACATTACCTTTGTGGAAacacaaaaagcaactaaaaaaacacaaaaaaaagaagagaaaatacaaGAAACAATCTATTCTTTGAACagtgaaaaaacaatgaaaacatttttttattgttataaaaaaaaaaaagtggtttttaAGAACacggaaaacacaaaaaacaaaaacacacccccttctccaaacaaatattttgtgttttttgttttcaagaacagaaaacagttcttgaaaacaggaaccaaacaggccctaaaCTTTTGAAACTACTTTCGCTCTTCCACCATTGGATATTGAAATGTAAATTGTGGTATTAAAATATGTAAGCTGGGTGCAAAGATTTTTAAACCCCCAAGTTCAACTTTAGCAACCAATTAACGGCTTCAATTTTCAAGAAGTTTGTTAAGGCACAGAAAACTCATAATGATCCATCAATTGATAAAACAAATTTAGTCCATAAGAGGTGTAAATCTCCAACATAATGTAAGCAATAAAGCATAAAGCATTGGACCCAAGATTGGAATATGAACATTTAGCATCAAAGATTGTCTGTCTTCTTATCAAACCACATCAAGATTATGCTTAAAAATGCCCCCAAGAGCTTCAAATTACCTTCTTTTGTTCTGCCTTTTAAAATgtcacttcttttcttttctaaaacacaaaatagaaaaacaagttGCAAATAATTTACTTGccataaaaaaatcatagacATTAACAATAAACAAATGCCCCATCTCACtcatcaaaaaaattataaaacagaCACAAACCATAaaccaaaatcaacaaaaacataaaagacaAATAAACAATTGGGTAAGAAAAATGACCTTGCATTCGATCTTCTCCGACAACCCTTCTCCTTCATTTTCCCTCTCCTTGCCAACCTTCAAAAAGCATCAAAATGAACACATCACATACGGCCGCCAAACAAATTTTGCAAAATTGAGGAAATACCTGGCCTGTCCTCGTCACAGGGTGATTGAACTTGCAATTCAGTCCAAACTTACAAGACCCAGTTCGGACATAGTACGGACAGTCTTGGGCATAAGGCCTTAAAGGGTACTGAATCTCAGTCTCCTCCGTATCTTTCAAGGCTACATTTTCGAATTGCTGGACAAGGAGTTCAGCATCAGGATCAGGATCAGGATCAGGTTTAGGATACATCAGCCCTAGTTCTATCTGGTCATGGGTATTCTGTCGGGAAACTGGGTCTTCACAACTCCCCATTTCCCACTCCACATTTCAAACCCTAATTCGTATCAGTCAATCTGCTTATATATGCCCTGGTTTGACCGCAAATGGTATTAAGACCAAATCTATCAGCTAAAGGTTTCTGATTTaccttttagggtttttgagttTTGTCATTTTGAGAAGGCAATAGGAAAatgaattatttgattaaaaggacaAAAAGATGGTTCATTTATAAATCTAACCTCTGAACTTGAAAAAGTAACTTATTCTTCACATAAATGATCatcaatatttcaattatttttatttaagttttaaaaaataaatttaccaaaaaaaaagtaaatttttttttgcaaataattaaataagctaatataatattttattcaaaattttaaatattttaatcatgaatatttataaaaatataaataaaaaattatttcctaaattttaagttgaagaacaatttttaaataatataaaaaatacctaatttttttaatattaatattaatataagaattattttaaacaaatattgaaTATTAAAATGCAATTTGTTTTTCGTTCTAATTTCATAACGGACATGATGATATGTCTCATTGAATATAACAATTAAGGATTTCAGTTAAAATTATGGTGAATCCAATCTAAGTACACACAAGATGAATTAGATGTTAGTCTTTTTTTACAAATTAGACaataatataacatataataataaatgaaataattgtttaaagtaaataaagaaTAGATATTGAagatttttataatagtttggtATACCACGACCTACATCCACTTTTGTTAAGTTTTAATTGAGTGAAGGTTTTGCTAGCAAGGTTTCTATATGGGCTTTTATATCGAGACTTCAGCTCCccaagtaattttatatttgatagtCCTAATTATAAGACTTATAATTGAAAGAAGATTGCCTTTGATTTATAACTTTTGCTTAATTGGATACAAATAAACTAAGATTGAGTCACACTAAAATGAAATGCAAGTTTTGAAGAAATACAATAAGTATAAATTCTTAAATAGGAGTTGGAAGTCCAAACTAATTGTCATGCACAAGTTAATCGATCAACTTTTCAGTCAAACCTACATTAGGCTTCTAATGCACGCCTTTGAAGCTTGTTTGGTGAGACAACCGATGAATTAGTACTTGACCAATTGAGATTTCCATCTTAATTGgttaaaacatgtttttgtcAAATTATTTTGCGAAAATTCTCTTGAATGGTCTTGACTAAACCAATCAATTGTTGgtcaaacatataaaaaaacataagaaattgGTGTACAATTGACCTTAACATAAGAAATTGGTGTACAATTGACCTTTAATGACCGAGATTATCTCAATACcaaaaaaaggattaaaaaaccattttgtaACAATAAAACACATGTcaaaaatttgagtttttatcCTTGAAATAATCAATCTCgctataaaatttgaaacttttgcATCCATAGCACAAAATCCTTATAAAAATTtgactaaataatttttttatcattttgaaaacctttttaactatgaataaaactaatcaaatgtattttttcttatttatagtgatttttcatataattttaaaaagaataaaatcgATTTAGGTGTTTTAATACattgttaattttttacttcctaatttaatatatttttgtgattaCATGTTTGAAAAGTTTCTTGTTTAATCACTTAAAAATGACATCAtgcttcttaattttttattgactttataTATCCCTAAGATTATCTCTTTCAAAATCTTCTTATCTAATTACACTTTTAATAAAACCATCAATTTTATACCATATTATTTAGCCCTAAGAGGTTGATCAAACATTAATCTAACAAACTAATCAAACTTTGGTCTAAcaatatcataagatatcatTTTGGAGGCTATACATATTATATCTTAAAATACATCATTTTATAACATCTcgtattattttaaatgaaaacgtgaccatatatcttttttcttgtagtgaacAAAAATATCTCTAAATACAACTTCTCCCTCTTTTCAAGTTGAATATTGATTTAGGATCAGTGGCCTCAAACATCAATGATAAAAACCAGAAACCAAATCCAACAATCAATCCATTCAATCTGTGAACACATAAATAatagaatatgaaaaaaaaaaaaaaatcactaatatCGGCAGACAGATTACTACAGAAACACTGCCTTAAATGCCGAACTTGAGTCTGAAAGATACCAAACAATACAAACTTCTAAACATTATGCTGTGAAACTAGAAGAGATAAGCAGCCACAGATGATAAAAGAAACTGGAAAAACACTAGTTTAGAGGGTCCAAGTGAGAGAGTTGGAGCACTGGAAGGAGGAGTGCCACCACCCCTACTAGATGGGTCCTCTGATGCCATCACTTTTACGATCATCCTCTGTCCTCTCTGGCAGTGTTCAGCCACCCCACTGATGAAGTAGTAAGATCCAGAGTGGTCCAAGTGGTAGACTGTGTTGCCagtgttggagaagaagatgGGGTGCGTGGAATTGCATTTCTTGTAGTCTGCCTCACTCACCACCATCACTGAATCTTTCTTGTACCTAAAGCCTGAACGAACCAAACCcagaatcaaataaaaaacttcaaaaatgtatttaatgCGTCTATCCGTCAATGAGTGTGTGAATACTTACGGATGGAGTCGCCGACCTTGAACCTGTTCTCAGAGGCCCAGTCATTGTAGAGTTTGCTGTCGTTTGCATGAGGGACGACCCACCCCTTGACCTCCCCCGCTTGGAACTCAAAGGAGGAGACGGTGGAGCGTTGGAGAGAAGAGAAGATGGTGAGTAAAAGCACAAGCACTGTGGTGGAACCCATCAAGGGAGAAGAAGCCATTTGCGCCTTCTCTAAGCAGGAAAATACAGTGGGAAGGCAAAGGGAAATGGAGTTTGTGGGTTGAAGAGCTTGTGTTGAATTGATTATGAGCGGTTTGGATGCCTTTAATAAGGGGACGTGGAGAGAGGCGAAGTTGCACAGTTAAGAGAGTCAGTTGCGGGTGGGGGTAGTGGGAGATAACGGTCTGTCTGGATGGATTTGTATTGGTCAGTTGGTTTcatggattttaaaaattaagaaatacaaaaaaaaaaaaaaaaaagttggttttgaaataggaaattttattttatttttttctgttttcagACTCAACTTGTGGGAGTGAAGATTGTCAGCACGTTGGCTGTCACTATGATTCATGGGTCATGACCCACGAGCCCTGTTTAACAAATTCATGGCTTCTCAGTTGTTGTGTTGAAAAGCGTTGGAAAAACATTAAACCTTGCCACCATTGAATGATGGTATAAATAGATGAGATCAAAATACAAAGATGCAAGCAAATGATACTATTAGAGTTCAGAGGGGCTTGTTCATCTCTTCCCCTTTTCAAGGATGTGGATTCCTTGCTATGACACTATTGACTTTCACGCAGCAGACCACCCACAAGGGTTAATCACATTCTTAAATGGTGAGGCAGATGATGGATATCAGAAGCTGATCTCACAGGGACAGCTGAATGGTAGCTTTCAAATTACAATTTACAACTGACTTTCACGCAGCAGACCACCCACAAGGGTTAATCACATTCTTAAATGGTGAGGCAGATGATGGATATCAGAAGCTGATCTCACAGGGACAGCTGAATGGTAGCTTTCAAATTACAATTTACAACTGggaaattttaagttcaataaGCTGTCCAATGAAATCAAACTAAAACTCACTAATACTTTGGAATCAGAAAAAAGTAGCATTTAGTTCCTATTGCATACACTTCAATGCATTCTTCTATCTTAgcaaaaatataggaaaaaattGTAGACTTGACAACAATAAAAATCGCCAAAATGCAGCTATGCTATACCCAATAAATGGGGAAAAGGAACAAGGATTATTATCATCATGTGATGTCCACATCCCTTTCTACAACTGGCTGGATCTCTGGATCAAACCCTtggttgtttgttttgtttttaaaagatttttggGTAAATATCCGGGCGAGGGCACTCCTTGACCTTCCAATTGTCTGAGGTCTGCCACCATTCTTCTTGCCAAGGTCTTCCACAAGGGTCTTGACAAGATCGTCAAATTTACGCTTAAACGTTGGATACCTCGAGATGGACCTGGTGATTCCTTGGAGCCTACATGAAATAGCATGAGAGCAGAGCAGGAGTGGAAtgagaagaacaaaaaaaattattctcaatttatTACCTTCTAGCTAATGCATCAAGTTCTGCTCGTTTACGCTCAGTAGTATCAGGTGGTGAGCCAATGTTGGAATTCTTCAACCTCTCAGGATCACCACTCAAGAGAACCAGTTTTCCAAGATAGTCCTCTTCAGCCTCAGAAAGTGCATCGGCTTTGATCTGGTCTTTGATGATCAAGAGGGGGTTAAGAAACCATTCAAAGAAGGTATCTTTGGGTCTGTTTGAGGTAGTTATCTCAGTATTGTTACCTACATCAGAGGAAATAGGCGGCTGAAGGCATTTATCTACATGCTGCCAAGACTATGGAAAAAACTGTGGAATTTCTATCATTTAGGCACTTACTTAACAATATACCAGCAGAATTGGCTTTCACGGAGTGCAGAAGTGTCTGAAGGAGGCAGTAAGCTGGTAACCCAATGCTTATTATTCCACCTACTTCTTTATTGGATTTGGAATCTTCAAGGACTTCAAGAGTTATAAGTCCTTCAGATATCATGATTTCTCCCTGGCGTCGACACTCCTTAAATAAGCCATCAAGTAGCTACACCAAGTTTTGTACAGAATTCATCAGCCATGAGTTGGAAACATGGGTGTCATATTACTTCCAAAAAGTGAAACTGCGATAATTCCTCTAAGCATCATTAAATTCATAGCATTTCCTTTAAgacacaaaacaaagaaataagttACCTCGAGTGGCTTCAACTCAATAgcattttttattgaaattgaaCGAGAGGGGGGATGCTTCGGTAAAGAGTTGGATTTTGAAAACGAAGATGAACGAGAGTTGGTTCGTGACAATGGAGCTTTCCTTCGATATTTGGGTCTGTTAATTTCTCAGAAAGTTTTAGAACATTCTCAGAACTATAAGAAGCATAAAACCCAACCCCACATGGAAACTTTAAAGTGTTAAGAGTGGTGGAGCACCTTGGAAAGCAGGACCCTTCCAGCATGTCAAGCACATCATTGCTATATTCATCATAAATTGATACAGAAGCAACAATATAACAAAGCCCATACCAAAGTGAAGATTCCTGTAATTCAAAACCCACAACAACAAAGTTTAGGGTAACTTATAACCCATGTAAAAAGTAAATTGAGACATATTGCTGTATCTGAAATGAGTTTGAGGTGAGCTAACCATGAAACAAAATGAACTATGATGGAAGTGCAATTGTCCAAAAAGGCATTCAAAACATGCACATACATGATGGTCAATCCAACACAGCAAAAAGTGCTAACATTGTGTGCTTGTTATATTACTTACAATTCATTATGCTTAAGCACAAAACAAAAGTAATACAATAATATCAGTGAACATAAGATAATCTGAAGATTTACAATTGCTTGAGAATGTTCAGAAACCACTTCTGGAATTATTCCATTGTGCCTTTAGtagaatttaaatatgaaaactcATTGTTTGGAACACGTCATAACATGGGGGAAACAGGAGCCATCATAAAtcataaacaaatttaaaaacgaaaacaaaaattgaaatggagTCATGTTACAGATAGAGTCAATTTTCAAATACCATGGAAATAATTCCATTTACATTTGATTCAT
It contains:
- the LOC100252643 gene encoding early nodulin-like protein 6, with protein sequence MASSPLMGSTTVLVLLLTIFSSLQRSTVSSFEFQAGEVKGWVVPHANDSKLYNDWASENRFKVGDSIRFRYKKDSVMVVSEADYKKCNSTHPIFFSNTGNTVYHLDHSGSYYFISGVAEHCQRGQRMIVKVMASEDPSSRGGGTPPSSAPTLSLGPSKLVFFQFLLSSVAAYLF
- the LOC100247538 gene encoding uncharacterized membrane protein At3g27390 yields the protein MEPPKGFVASLWNFICFLPFFIGLLLLGLIKGIILCPLICLIMTVGNSCIILVLWPMHIVWTYYSIVRAKKLGPVLKLVLCVFIPVPLILWPLVGIVGSIIGGAAFGLLWPMFSTFEAVGEGRSDRFFHCIYDGTTSTVKRSFTIIRDFMDVCYHSYFSLMKDLCTQGPPDSKYYEIRLLYLPFALLAGVLGFLVDMPVISLIALCKSPYMLFKGWHRLLHDLIGREGPFLETICVPFAGLAILLWPLAVVGAVLGSMVSSIFLGAYAAVVVYQESSLWYGLCYIVASVSIYDEYSNDVLDMLEGSCFPRPKYRRKAPLSRTNSRSSSFSKSNSLPKHPPSRSISIKNAIELKPLELLDGLFKECRRQGEIMISEGLITLEVLEDSKSNKEVGGIISIGLPAYCLLQTLLHSVKANSAGILLSNNTEITTSNRPKDTFFEWFLNPLLIIKDQIKADALSEAEEDYLGKLVLLSGDPERLKNSNIGSPPDTTERKRAELDALARRLQGITRSISRYPTFKRKFDDLVKTLVEDLGKKNGGRPQTIGRSRSALARIFTQKSFKNKTNNQGFDPEIQPVVERDVDIT